A window of the Hypomesus transpacificus isolate Combined female chromosome 22, fHypTra1, whole genome shotgun sequence genome harbors these coding sequences:
- the pdcl gene encoding phosducin-like protein: MKLSVVGCVCALVLLLRQHLSRGDVEVGPTNTVVNPCCQFPCQNSGVCVRYGLDKYQCDCTRTGYHGDNCSTPEFWTRLRTLLKPSPSVLHYILTHFHWLWDIINRTFLRDVLMRLVLTARSNLIPSPPTFNSKYGYLNWESFSNTSYYTRILPPVPQDCPTPLGVKGKAELPDPEVLVETLLRRRTFRPDPQGSNLMFAFFAQHFTHQFFKTYNRMGLGFTKALGHGVDAGHIYGDNLARQLRLRLLRDGKLKYQVIKGDMYPPTVAVAPVKMHYPPGIPVKNQLAIGQEVFGLLPGLSLYATLWLREHNRVCDVLKEEHPTWDDEQLFQTARLVIIGETIRIVIEEYVQHLSGYLLQLKFDPTLLFGSQFQYGNRISLEFSQLYHWHPLMPDTFLIKDDELTYPQFLFNTSVLTSYGVETLVDAFSKQVAGQIGGGYNIHNVATRVSVGTIKESRQLRLQSFNAYRKRFNLRPYTSFSDFTGEKEIAQKLEDLYSDIDALEFYPGLLLERTRPGAIFGESMVEMGAPFSLKGLLGNPICSPEYWKPSTFGGQTGFDMVNSATLKRLVCLNTQTCPYVSFSVPREGTPNTGKGTPNTGKGTPNTGKGTPNSGKGTSTKGSDELSVVMTTLDDKILGEKLQYYCSSSEDEDSDKEDEEGQAKTIRNPDVLEPELEYSADGSAINTGPKGVINDWRKYKQLEVEQRQEQKKEMERLIKKLSMTCRSDLDLEKDKEKQKDLQDKIHSKMTMQEYNMLQEGEDDEDFLKQYRLQRIEEMRRQLYRGKRFEQVYELSSGEEFLEALDNEDKSTLVMIHIYEAEVPGCDSMAGSLLCLAQEYPLIKFCSVRGSAIGTSALFRGSALPALLVYKGGDLIGNFVCVTDQLGEDFFAVDVEALLLEYGLLPDKQLLIPKTIRNGAITQHAQSDEDSDLDID; the protein is encoded by the exons ATGAAGT TGTCCGTCGTTGGATGTGTTTGTGCGCTTGTTCTGCTGCTGCGACAACACCTCAGTCGAGGTGATGTTGAAGTAGGACCCACTAATACAG TAGTCAACCCCTGCTGTCAGTTCCCATGTCAgaactcaggtgtgtgtgtgaggtatggCCTAGACAAATATCAGTGTGACTGCACCCGGACCGGTTACCATGGAGACAACTGCTCTACCC CTGAGTTCTGGACCCGCCTCCGAACTCTCCTGAAGCCCAGCCCTAGTGTGCTCCACTACATCCTGACACACTTCCACTGGCTCTGGGACATCATCAACCGGACCTTCCTTCGGGACGTGCTGATGAGGCTGGTTCTGACAG CCAGGTCCAACCTgatccccagcccccccacctttAACTCCAAGTATGGTTACCTGAACTGGGAGTCTTTCTCCAACACCAGCTACTACACCCGCATCCTACCCCCTGTCCCTCAGGATTGCCCAACACCGCTGGGGGTCAAAG gTAAAGCAGAGCTCCCAGATCCAGAGGTCCTGGTGGAGACGTTGCTCCGCAGACGCACCTTCAGACCAGACCCTCAGGGCAGCAACCTCATGTTTGCCTTCTTTGCCCAGCACTTCACACACCAGTTCTTCAAGACATACAACCGCATGGGCCTGGGCTTCACCAAGGCTCTTGGTCATGGA gtGGACGCAGGCCATATCTATGGAGACAACTTGGCTCGCCAGCTTCGTCTGAGATTGCTCCGGGACGGCAAGCTCAAGTACCAG GTGATCAAGGGGGATATGTACCCTCCCACGGTTGCCGTGGCCCCTGTCAAGATGCACTACCCTCCGGGGATCCCTGTGAAGAACCAGCTGGCCATCGGCCAGGAGGTGTTTGGTTTGCTGCCCGGCCTGAGCCTGTACGCCACCCTGTGGCTGAGGGAGCACAACCGTGTGTGTGACGTGCTGAAGGAGGAGCACCCCACCTGGGACGACGAGCAGCTCTTCCAGACCGCCAGGCTTGTCATCATCG GTGAGACGATCCGTATCGTCATAGAGGAGTACGTCCAGCACCTGAGCGGCTATCTCCTGCAGCTCAAGTTCGACCCCACGCTGCTGTTTGGCTCCCAGTTCCAGTACGGGAACCGCATCTCCCTAGAGTTCAGCCAGTTGTACCACTGGCACCCCCTCATGCCCGACACCTTCCTCATTAAGGACGACGAGCTCACTTACCCCCAGTTCCTGTTCAACACCTCGGTGCTGACCAGCTATGGCGTGGAGACACTGGTGGATGCATTTTCCAAGCAGGTGGCTGGGCAG ATAGGGGGAGGCTACAACATCCACAACGTGGCAACCAGGGTTTCTGTGGGAACCATCAAAGAGTCCCGACAACTGCGTCTGCAGTCCTTCAACGCCTACAGGAAACGTTTTAACCTCAGGCCTTACACTTCCTTCTCAGACTTCACAG GTGAGAAAGAGATAGCCCAAAAACTGGAGGATCTTTATAGCGACATTGACGCCCTGGAGTTCTACCCTGGCCTGCTGCTGGAAAGGACCAGGCCGGGGGCCATATTTGGAGAGAGCATGGTGGAAATGGGGGCACCCTTCTCCCTGAAAGGCCTTTTGGGAAATCCTATCTGCTCACCAGAGTACTGGAAGCCCAGCACGTTCGGAGGCCAGACAGGCTTTGATATGGTCAACTCTGCCACCTTGAAGAGGCTGGTGTGTCTCAACACACAGACGTGTCCCTACGTGTCCTTCAGTGTCCCCAGAGAGGGGACACCCAACACTGGGAAGGGGACACCGAACACTGGGAAGGGGACACCCAACACTGGGAAGGGGACACCCAACAGTGGGAAGGGGACATCTACTAAAGGAAGTGACGAGCTTT CGGTAGTCATGACGACGCTGGATGATAAGATCCTGGGGGAGAAACTCCAGTACTACTGCAGCAGCAGCGAGGACGAGGACAGCGacaaggaggatgaggaggggcagGCCAAGACCATCCGCAACCCAGACGTGCTGGAGCCAGAGCTGGAGTACAGCGCCGATGGCAGCGCCATCAATaccg GGCCGAAGGGGGTGATCAACGACTGGAGGAAGTACAAGCAGCTGGAGGTGGAGCAGCGCCAGGAGCagaagaaggagatggagaggctcATCAAGAAGCTCTCCATGACCTGCCGCTCGGACCTGGACctggagaaggacaaggagaagCAGAAGGACCTGCAGGACAAGATCCACAGCAAG atgaCCATGCAGGAGTACAACATGCTCCAGGAGGGCGAGGACGATGAGGACTTCCTGAAGCAGTATCGCCTCCAGCGCATCGAGGAAATGCGGCGCCAGCTGTACCGCGGCAAGCGCTTTGAGCAGGTCTACGAGCTGAGTTCCGGCGAGGAGTTCCTGGAGGCCCTCGACAACGAGGACAAGAGCACCCTGGTCATGATCCACATCTACGAGGCCGAGGTGCCCGGCTGTGACTCCATGGCGGGCAGCCTGCTGTGCCTGGCGCAGGAGTACCCGCTCATCAAGTTCTGCAGCGTCCGAGGCTCCGCGATCGGCACCAGCGCCCTGTTCCGGGGCAGCGCCCTGCCCGCCCTGCTGGTGTACAAGGGAGGGGATCTGATCGGGAACTTTGTGTGCGTCACCGACCAGCTGGGGGAGGACTTCTTTGCGGTGGACGTGGAGGCGTTGCTGTTGGAGTACGGCCTGCTGCCCGACAAGCAGCTGCTCATCCCCAAGACCATCCGCAACGGGGCCATCACACAGCACGCGCAGAGCGACGAGGACTCTGACCTCGACATAGactag
- the rpl28 gene encoding 60S ribosomal protein L28, with the protein MSAHLQWMVIRNCSSFLIKRNGQTYSTEPNNLKSKNSFRFNGLVHRKTVGVQPAADGKGVVVVLKKRAGQRKPVSSYEKITINKNSRATLSSLRHIIRKNNYRKDLRMAALRRASAILKSQKPVVVKKKRSRATKTA; encoded by the exons ATGTCTGCTCATCTGCAGTGGATGGTCATCAGGAACTGCTCCAGCTTCCTCATCAAGAGGAACGGACAGACCTACAGTACC GAGCCCAACAACCTGAAGTCCAAGAACTCGTTCCGCTTCAATGGGCTGGTGCACAGGAAGACCGTGGGCGTGCAGCCTGCCGCTGACGGCAAGGGTGTGGTGGTTGTGCTGAAGAAGCGTGCAG GTCAGCGTAAACCTGTCAGCTCGTACGAGAAGATCACTATCAACAAGAACTCCCGTGCCACCCTGAGCAGCCTCAGGCACATCATTCGCAAGAACAACTACAGGAAGGACCTGCGCATG GCCGCCCTGCGTCGTGCCAGTGCCATCCTGAAGAGCCAGAAGCCTGTGGTGGTCAAGAAGAAGCGCTCCAGGGCTACCAAGACCGCATAA
- the LOC124484803 gene encoding uncharacterized protein LOC124484803 isoform X3: MDEGDDLEVLGEQLYDLIYHRHAEMAGKLTGMLLELPGPVLSQMLQDEAMLTEALEKALRALQLPQGHSRKEASKDDDEVSASSDSLGEQLFELVDIYNTGQTQKITGMLLEQHKEAVLALLSEPPLLEEQVNLAMKTLQEQKGEGMDVSDSSDADDIDRLGEKLFSLVERIDAAHANDITGMLLEVDPEIIREMISDQPMLEAAVQKAQAALANTWSK, encoded by the exons ATGGACGAAGGGGATGATCTTGAAGTTCTTGGTGAACAGCTGTATGATCTGATTTACCACAGACACGCAGAGATGGCGGGGAAGCTCACAG GCATGTTGCTGGAGCTTCCTGGTCCGGTGCTGAGCCAGATGCTACAGGATGAGGCTATGCTGACAGAAGCTCTTGAGAAAGCATTGAGAGCATTGCAGCTTCCCCAGGGACACAG CAGGAAAGAGGCATCTAAAGATGATGACGAGGTGTCTGCATCCTCGGATTCTCTGGGGGAACAGCTATTTGAGCTGGTGGATATTTACAACACTGGCCAAACACAAAAAATCACTG GGATGTTGCTGGAGCAACACAAGGAGGCCGTGTTGGCCCTCCTGTCGGAGCCCCCCCTCCTGGAGGAGCAGGTCAACCTGGCCATGAAGACTCTGCAGGA GCAGAAGGGAGAAGGGATGGACGTGAGTGACTCGTCGGATGCTGATGACATCGACAGGCTGGGAGAGAAGCTGTTCTCCCTGGTGGAGAGGATCGATGCGGCACACGCTAATGACATCACTG GCATGCTTCTGGAGGTGGATCCTGAGATCATCCGGGAGATGATCAGCGATCAGCCCATGCTGGAAGCAGCTGTTCAGAAGGCACAAGCTGCACTG GCAAACACATGGAGCAAATAG
- the LOC124484803 gene encoding uncharacterized protein LOC124484803 isoform X2, translating to MDEGDDLEVLGEQLYDLIYHRHAEMAGKLTGMLLELPGPVLSQMLQDEAMLTEALEKALRALQLPQGHRKEASKDDDEVSASSDSLGEQLFELVDIYNTGQTQKITEQDIWCAPPCAGMLLEQHKEAVLALLSEPPLLEEQVNLAMKTLQEQKGEGMDVSDSSDADDIDRLGEKLFSLVERIDAAHANDITGMLLEVDPEIIREMISDQPMLEAAVQKAQAALANTWSK from the exons ATGGACGAAGGGGATGATCTTGAAGTTCTTGGTGAACAGCTGTATGATCTGATTTACCACAGACACGCAGAGATGGCGGGGAAGCTCACAG GCATGTTGCTGGAGCTTCCTGGTCCGGTGCTGAGCCAGATGCTACAGGATGAGGCTATGCTGACAGAAGCTCTTGAGAAAGCATTGAGAGCATTGCAGCTTCCCCAGGGACACAG GAAAGAGGCATCTAAAGATGATGACGAGGTGTCTGCATCCTCGGATTCTCTGGGGGAACAGCTATTTGAGCTGGTGGATATTTACAACACTGGCCAAACACAAAAAATCACTG AACAGGATATCTGGTGTGCCCCCCCGTGTGCAGGGATGTTGCTGGAGCAACACAAGGAGGCCGTGTTGGCCCTCCTGTCGGAGCCCCCCCTCCTGGAGGAGCAGGTCAACCTGGCCATGAAGACTCTGCAGGA GCAGAAGGGAGAAGGGATGGACGTGAGTGACTCGTCGGATGCTGATGACATCGACAGGCTGGGAGAGAAGCTGTTCTCCCTGGTGGAGAGGATCGATGCGGCACACGCTAATGACATCACTG GCATGCTTCTGGAGGTGGATCCTGAGATCATCCGGGAGATGATCAGCGATCAGCCCATGCTGGAAGCAGCTGTTCAGAAGGCACAAGCTGCACTG GCAAACACATGGAGCAAATAG
- the LOC124484803 gene encoding uncharacterized protein LOC124484803 isoform X4 gives MDEGDDLEVLGEQLYDLIYHRHAEMAGKLTGMLLELPGPVLSQMLQDEAMLTEALEKALRALQLPQGHRKEASKDDDEVSASSDSLGEQLFELVDIYNTGQTQKITGMLLEQHKEAVLALLSEPPLLEEQVNLAMKTLQEQKGEGMDVSDSSDADDIDRLGEKLFSLVERIDAAHANDITGMLLEVDPEIIREMISDQPMLEAAVQKAQAALANTWSK, from the exons ATGGACGAAGGGGATGATCTTGAAGTTCTTGGTGAACAGCTGTATGATCTGATTTACCACAGACACGCAGAGATGGCGGGGAAGCTCACAG GCATGTTGCTGGAGCTTCCTGGTCCGGTGCTGAGCCAGATGCTACAGGATGAGGCTATGCTGACAGAAGCTCTTGAGAAAGCATTGAGAGCATTGCAGCTTCCCCAGGGACACAG GAAAGAGGCATCTAAAGATGATGACGAGGTGTCTGCATCCTCGGATTCTCTGGGGGAACAGCTATTTGAGCTGGTGGATATTTACAACACTGGCCAAACACAAAAAATCACTG GGATGTTGCTGGAGCAACACAAGGAGGCCGTGTTGGCCCTCCTGTCGGAGCCCCCCCTCCTGGAGGAGCAGGTCAACCTGGCCATGAAGACTCTGCAGGA GCAGAAGGGAGAAGGGATGGACGTGAGTGACTCGTCGGATGCTGATGACATCGACAGGCTGGGAGAGAAGCTGTTCTCCCTGGTGGAGAGGATCGATGCGGCACACGCTAATGACATCACTG GCATGCTTCTGGAGGTGGATCCTGAGATCATCCGGGAGATGATCAGCGATCAGCCCATGCTGGAAGCAGCTGTTCAGAAGGCACAAGCTGCACTG GCAAACACATGGAGCAAATAG
- the LOC124484803 gene encoding uncharacterized protein LOC124484803 isoform X1, with amino-acid sequence MDEGDDLEVLGEQLYDLIYHRHAEMAGKLTGMLLELPGPVLSQMLQDEAMLTEALEKALRALQLPQGHSRKEASKDDDEVSASSDSLGEQLFELVDIYNTGQTQKITEQDIWCAPPCAGMLLEQHKEAVLALLSEPPLLEEQVNLAMKTLQEQKGEGMDVSDSSDADDIDRLGEKLFSLVERIDAAHANDITGMLLEVDPEIIREMISDQPMLEAAVQKAQAALANTWSK; translated from the exons ATGGACGAAGGGGATGATCTTGAAGTTCTTGGTGAACAGCTGTATGATCTGATTTACCACAGACACGCAGAGATGGCGGGGAAGCTCACAG GCATGTTGCTGGAGCTTCCTGGTCCGGTGCTGAGCCAGATGCTACAGGATGAGGCTATGCTGACAGAAGCTCTTGAGAAAGCATTGAGAGCATTGCAGCTTCCCCAGGGACACAG CAGGAAAGAGGCATCTAAAGATGATGACGAGGTGTCTGCATCCTCGGATTCTCTGGGGGAACAGCTATTTGAGCTGGTGGATATTTACAACACTGGCCAAACACAAAAAATCACTG AACAGGATATCTGGTGTGCCCCCCCGTGTGCAGGGATGTTGCTGGAGCAACACAAGGAGGCCGTGTTGGCCCTCCTGTCGGAGCCCCCCCTCCTGGAGGAGCAGGTCAACCTGGCCATGAAGACTCTGCAGGA GCAGAAGGGAGAAGGGATGGACGTGAGTGACTCGTCGGATGCTGATGACATCGACAGGCTGGGAGAGAAGCTGTTCTCCCTGGTGGAGAGGATCGATGCGGCACACGCTAATGACATCACTG GCATGCTTCTGGAGGTGGATCCTGAGATCATCCGGGAGATGATCAGCGATCAGCCCATGCTGGAAGCAGCTGTTCAGAAGGCACAAGCTGCACTG GCAAACACATGGAGCAAATAG